The following proteins are encoded in a genomic region of Streptomyces collinus Tu 365:
- the nudC gene encoding NAD(+) diphosphatase, translating to MTIRTDHTADRPISLTAPSGIDRAAHHRLDEAWLAAAWSHPTTRCFVVSGGQVLIDETPDGRTELVMTPSFEAPLTEAHRYFLGTDDDGVSYFALQKDALPGRIDQSARPAGLREAGLLLSPRDAGLMVHAVGLENWQRTHRFCSRCGERTVIAAAGHIRRCPACGAEHYPRTDPAVIMAITDVDDRILLGRQVHWPEGRFSTLAGFVEPGESIEQAVRREAFEEAGVTVGPVEYVASQPWPFPSSLMLGFMAHATTTDITVDGDEIHEARWFSREELHAAFESGEVQPPYGISIAARLIEKWYGRPLPTRSVI from the coding sequence GTGACCATCCGGACCGACCACACCGCCGACCGACCCATCTCGCTGACCGCCCCGAGCGGCATCGACCGCGCCGCCCACCACCGGCTCGACGAGGCCTGGCTCGCCGCGGCGTGGAGCCACCCCACGACCCGCTGCTTCGTGGTCTCCGGCGGCCAGGTACTCATCGACGAGACGCCCGACGGCCGCACCGAACTCGTCATGACCCCCTCCTTCGAGGCGCCGCTCACCGAGGCCCACCGGTACTTCCTCGGCACCGACGACGACGGCGTCAGCTACTTCGCGCTGCAGAAGGACGCCCTGCCCGGCCGCATCGACCAGTCCGCGCGCCCCGCCGGCCTGCGCGAGGCCGGACTGCTGCTGTCACCCCGTGACGCGGGCCTCATGGTGCACGCCGTGGGCCTGGAGAACTGGCAGCGCACCCACCGCTTCTGCTCCCGCTGCGGCGAGCGCACCGTCATCGCCGCGGCCGGCCACATCCGCCGCTGCCCCGCGTGCGGCGCCGAGCACTACCCGCGCACCGACCCCGCCGTGATCATGGCCATCACCGACGTGGACGACCGCATCCTGCTCGGCCGCCAGGTCCACTGGCCCGAAGGCCGCTTCTCCACCCTCGCCGGCTTCGTCGAGCCCGGCGAGTCCATCGAGCAGGCCGTGCGCCGCGAGGCCTTCGAGGAGGCCGGTGTCACCGTCGGTCCGGTCGAGTACGTGGCCAGCCAGCCCTGGCCCTTCCCCTCCAGCCTCATGCTGGGCTTCATGGCCCACGCCACCACCACCGACATCACCGTCGACGGCGACGAGATCCACGAGGCCCGCTGGTTCTCCCGCGAGGAGCTGCACGCGGCCTTCGAGTCCGGCGAGGTCCAGCCGCCCTACGGCATCTCCATCGCCGCCCGCCTGATCGAGAAGTGGTACGGCAGGCCCCTGCCGACGAGAAGCGTCATCTGA
- a CDS encoding ATP-dependent DNA helicase produces the protein MPARISDPEQLKELLGIPFTPEQTACIIAPPAPQVIVAGAGSGKTTVMAARVVWLVGTGQVAPEQVLGLTFTNKAAGELAERVRKALIKAGVTDPDVIDPDDPPGEPVISTYHAFAGRLLTDHGLRIGLEPSSRLLADATRYQLAARVLREAPGPYPALTRSFADLVSDLLALDSELAEHLVDPARLRAWDADLLQELESTKLTNADLRKVPDTAAARRELTDLVERYRTAKRQRDLLDFGDQIALSARLAGVPEVGRQLREEFRVVLLDEYQDTSVAQRVLLSGLFGGGTGHPVTAVGDPCQAIYGWRGASVANLDDFPDHFARTDGRPATRQSLSENRRSGGRLLDLANGLAEPLRAMHAGVEALRPAPGAERDGTVRCALLPTHAEEIDWIADSLAHLVRTGTAPAEIAVLCRTAGDFAEIQGALVARDVPVEVVGLSGLLHLPEIADLVAVCEVLQDPAANASLVRLLTGPRWRIGPRDLALLGRRARLLVAHARVDDTEDPDRRLAEAVEGVDPSEVISLADALDTFLESPLNDDEGDADGLPFSPDARVRFARLAAELRDLRRSLADPLMDVLHRVLAVTGLEVELSASPHALAARRRETLSNFLDIAASFAAGDGEATLLAFLGFLRTAAQYEKGLDNALPGGENTVKVLTAHKSKGLEWDVVAVPGLVTGTFPSAQGREKWTAQAKVLPHALRGDTATLPDIDSWDSRGMKAFHEAMKEHQHTEELRLGYVTFTRPRSLLLGSGHWWGPSQKKPRGPSDFLQALYDHCAAGYGEIEAWADEPAEDEENPALHTATADQVWPLPLDDAALARRRAAAETVLTHLDALAAHQDAPAPATHDPAAFDDPDWPAPTDEDQPYGEEFPYDDEPYSDDPYDDPFADGGPFGDDHDSAPVGDSSGDPRGSDLYEGGVPTVPHQAPSPAGHPGGGHAPRPAPRLPSPLTPEEARAIASWDRDLDALTGELLRARRSTTDVPLPASLTASQLMRLAEDPDGLAQELARPMPRPPQPAARRGTRFHAWVETRFEELTLPMLEPDELPGTDAEIADERDLEALKEAFERTEYARRTPYRIETPFQLTLAGRVVRGRIDAVYRNGDGPTATYEIVDWKTSRTRAADPLQLAVYRLAWAEQQGVPLHAVTAAFLYVRGGEVVRPTGLPDRPALERLLTGDAPDDTDTAHQASQV, from the coding sequence ATGCCCGCCCGTATCAGCGACCCCGAGCAGCTCAAAGAGCTCCTCGGCATCCCCTTCACCCCGGAGCAGACGGCCTGCATCATCGCGCCGCCCGCCCCGCAGGTCATCGTGGCCGGAGCCGGGTCGGGCAAGACCACCGTCATGGCCGCCCGGGTCGTCTGGCTGGTCGGCACCGGCCAGGTCGCCCCCGAACAGGTCCTCGGCCTGACCTTCACGAACAAGGCGGCCGGTGAGCTCGCCGAACGCGTCCGCAAGGCCCTGATCAAGGCCGGCGTCACCGACCCCGACGTCATCGACCCGGACGACCCGCCCGGCGAGCCGGTCATCTCGACCTACCACGCCTTCGCCGGCCGCCTGCTGACCGACCACGGCCTGCGCATCGGCCTCGAACCCAGCTCCCGGCTCCTCGCCGACGCCACCCGCTATCAGCTCGCCGCACGCGTCCTGCGCGAGGCCCCCGGCCCCTACCCGGCCCTGACCCGCTCCTTCGCCGACCTGGTCAGCGACCTGCTCGCCCTCGACTCCGAACTCGCCGAACACCTCGTGGACCCCGCGCGGCTGCGCGCCTGGGACGCGGACCTGCTGCAGGAGCTGGAGAGCACCAAGCTCACCAACGCCGACCTGCGCAAGGTCCCCGACACCGCCGCCGCCCGCCGCGAACTCACCGACCTCGTCGAGCGCTACCGGACCGCCAAACGCCAGCGCGACCTCCTCGACTTCGGCGACCAGATCGCCCTGTCCGCCCGCCTCGCCGGCGTCCCCGAAGTGGGCCGGCAGCTGCGCGAGGAGTTCCGCGTGGTGCTCCTGGACGAGTACCAGGACACCTCCGTCGCCCAGCGCGTCCTGCTCTCCGGCCTCTTCGGCGGCGGCACCGGCCACCCCGTCACCGCCGTCGGCGACCCCTGCCAGGCCATCTACGGATGGCGCGGCGCCTCCGTCGCCAACCTGGACGACTTCCCCGACCACTTCGCCCGCACCGACGGCCGGCCCGCCACCCGGCAGTCGCTCAGCGAGAACCGCCGCAGCGGCGGCCGCCTCCTCGACCTCGCCAACGGCCTCGCCGAGCCGCTGCGCGCCATGCACGCGGGCGTGGAAGCCCTGCGCCCCGCCCCCGGGGCCGAACGCGACGGCACGGTCCGCTGCGCCCTGCTGCCCACCCACGCCGAGGAGATCGACTGGATCGCCGACTCCCTCGCCCATCTCGTGCGCACCGGCACCGCCCCCGCCGAGATCGCCGTCCTGTGCCGCACGGCCGGCGACTTCGCCGAGATCCAGGGCGCACTCGTCGCCCGCGACGTCCCCGTGGAGGTCGTCGGCCTCTCCGGGCTGCTGCACCTGCCCGAGATCGCCGACCTCGTCGCCGTCTGCGAAGTCCTCCAGGACCCCGCGGCCAACGCCTCCCTGGTCCGCCTGCTGACCGGCCCGCGCTGGCGCATCGGCCCCCGCGACCTCGCCCTCCTGGGCCGCCGCGCCCGCCTGCTGGTCGCCCACGCACGCGTGGACGACACCGAGGACCCCGACCGCCGGCTCGCCGAGGCCGTCGAGGGAGTCGACCCGTCCGAGGTGATATCGCTCGCGGACGCCCTCGACACCTTCCTCGAATCGCCCCTGAACGACGACGAGGGCGACGCCGACGGACTGCCGTTCTCCCCGGACGCGCGCGTACGCTTCGCCCGCCTCGCCGCCGAACTGCGCGACCTGCGGCGCTCCCTGGCCGACCCGCTGATGGACGTCCTGCACCGCGTCCTCGCCGTCACCGGCCTCGAGGTCGAGCTGTCGGCGTCCCCGCACGCGCTCGCCGCCCGCCGCCGCGAGACCCTGTCCAACTTCCTCGACATCGCCGCATCCTTCGCCGCCGGCGACGGCGAGGCCACCCTGCTCGCCTTCCTCGGGTTCCTGCGCACCGCCGCCCAGTACGAGAAGGGCCTCGACAACGCCCTGCCCGGCGGCGAGAACACCGTCAAGGTGCTCACCGCGCACAAGTCCAAGGGCCTGGAGTGGGACGTCGTCGCCGTCCCCGGCCTGGTGACCGGCACCTTCCCCAGCGCCCAGGGCCGGGAGAAGTGGACCGCGCAGGCCAAGGTGCTGCCGCACGCCCTGCGCGGCGACACCGCCACCCTGCCCGACATCGACTCCTGGGACTCCCGCGGCATGAAGGCCTTCCACGAGGCCATGAAGGAGCACCAGCACACCGAGGAGCTGCGCCTCGGCTACGTCACCTTCACCCGCCCCCGCTCCCTCCTGCTCGGCTCCGGCCACTGGTGGGGACCCAGCCAGAAGAAGCCGCGCGGCCCCTCCGACTTCCTCCAGGCCCTGTACGACCACTGCGCCGCCGGGTACGGCGAGATCGAGGCGTGGGCCGACGAGCCCGCCGAGGACGAGGAGAACCCGGCCCTGCACACGGCCACCGCCGACCAGGTGTGGCCGCTCCCCCTGGACGACGCGGCCCTCGCCCGCCGCCGCGCGGCGGCCGAGACCGTCCTCACCCACCTCGACGCCCTCGCCGCCCACCAGGACGCCCCGGCGCCCGCCACGCACGACCCGGCCGCCTTCGACGACCCGGACTGGCCGGCCCCGACGGACGAGGACCAGCCCTACGGCGAGGAGTTCCCCTACGACGACGAGCCGTACTCCGACGACCCGTACGACGACCCGTTCGCCGACGGTGGCCCGTTCGGAGACGACCACGACAGCGCCCCGGTCGGTGACTCGTCCGGCGACCCCCGCGGAAGCGACCTGTACGAAGGCGGCGTCCCGACCGTCCCGCACCAGGCGCCCTCCCCGGCCGGGCACCCCGGCGGCGGACACGCCCCCCGCCCGGCGCCCCGGCTCCCCTCGCCCCTCACCCCCGAGGAGGCGCGCGCCATCGCCTCCTGGGACCGCGACCTCGACGCCCTCACCGGCGAACTGCTGCGCGCCCGGCGCAGCACCACCGACGTACCCCTGCCGGCCTCGCTCACCGCGTCCCAGCTGATGCGCCTGGCCGAGGACCCGGACGGGCTCGCGCAGGAACTCGCACGCCCCATGCCGCGCCCCCCGCAGCCCGCCGCGCGTCGGGGCACCCGCTTCCACGCCTGGGTGGAGACACGCTTCGAGGAACTGACGCTCCCCATGCTGGAGCCCGACGAGCTGCCCGGCACCGACGCCGAGATCGCCGACGAACGTGACCTCGAAGCCCTCAAGGAAGCCTTCGAACGCACCGAGTACGCCCGCCGCACCCCGTACCGGATCGAGACGCCCTTCCAGCTCACGCTCGCCGGCCGGGTCGTGCGGGGGCGGATCGACGCCGTCTACCGCAACGGCGACGGACCGACGGCGACCTACGAGATCGTCGACTGGAAGACCAGCCGCACCCGCGCCGCCGACCCCCTCCAGCTCGCCGTCTACCGCCTGGCCTGGGCCGAGCAGCAGGGCGTCCCGCTCCACGCGGTCACCGCCGCGTTCCTCTACGTGCGCGGCGGCGAGGTCGTCCGTCCCACGGGCCTGCCCGACCGGCCCGCTCTGGAGCGGCTGCTCACCGGTGACGCCCCCGACGACACCGACACGGCACACCAGGCCTCACAAGTGTGA
- a CDS encoding WhiB family transcriptional regulator, whose translation MQLEAHAPSVPPSRTIPPPGLTEDSTLTPLTALTALDDAIENLGVPVPCRSYDPEVFFAESPADVEYAKSLCRTCPLMEACLAGAKERREPWGVWGGELFVQGVVVARKRPRGRPRKNPVTA comes from the coding sequence GTGCAACTCGAAGCGCACGCCCCGTCCGTACCGCCTTCACGAACGATCCCCCCGCCCGGCCTCACGGAGGACTCCACCTTGACCCCCCTCACCGCGCTCACCGCGCTCGACGACGCCATCGAGAACCTCGGCGTACCCGTCCCCTGCCGCTCCTACGACCCGGAGGTCTTCTTCGCCGAGTCGCCGGCCGACGTCGAGTACGCCAAGTCCCTCTGCCGCACCTGCCCGTTGATGGAGGCCTGCCTCGCCGGCGCCAAGGAGCGGCGTGAGCCCTGGGGCGTCTGGGGTGGCGAACTGTTCGTCCAGGGCGTCGTCGTCGCCCGGAAGCGGCCCCGTGGCCGCCCGCGGAAGAACCCGGTCACGGCATGA
- a CDS encoding dipeptidase, giving the protein MSQTPDSAVRTYIDRHRAAFLDDLTAWLRIPSVSAQPDHGPDVRDSADWLAAKLRETGFPTAEVWPTAGAPAVFAEWPSGDPEAPTVLVYGHHDVQPAAREDGWDSDPFEPVVRGNRLYARGAADDKGQVFFHTLGVRAHLAATGRTAPAVNLKLLIEGEEESGSPHFRALVEEHAGRLTADAVIVSDTGMWSEDTPTVCTGMRGLAECEIRLHGPDQDIHSGSFGGAVPNPATAAARLVAALHDEHARVAVPGFYDGIVELTDRERELFAELPFDEPQWLRTAKSRATHGEAGHTTLERIWARPTAEVNGIGGGYQGPGSKTIIPSSAMVKLSFRLVAGQDPDHIEKAVRAWAADRLPAGITHEISFGSATRPCLTPLDHPALQSVARAMGRAFQSPVRFTREGGSGPAADLQEVLGAPVLFLGISVPSDGWHAPNEKVELDLLLKGVETSAYLWGDLAENWRHAP; this is encoded by the coding sequence ATGAGCCAGACCCCGGACAGCGCCGTCCGCACGTACATCGACCGGCACCGCGCCGCCTTCCTCGACGACCTCACCGCCTGGCTCCGCATCCCCTCCGTGTCGGCCCAGCCCGACCACGGGCCCGACGTACGCGACAGCGCCGACTGGCTCGCCGCCAAGCTCAGGGAGACCGGCTTCCCGACGGCCGAGGTCTGGCCGACCGCGGGCGCCCCCGCCGTCTTCGCCGAGTGGCCCTCGGGCGACCCCGAGGCGCCCACGGTCCTCGTCTACGGCCACCACGACGTCCAGCCCGCCGCCCGTGAGGACGGCTGGGACAGCGACCCCTTCGAGCCCGTCGTACGCGGCAACCGCCTCTACGCGCGCGGGGCGGCCGACGACAAGGGCCAGGTGTTCTTCCACACCCTGGGCGTCCGCGCCCACCTCGCCGCCACCGGGCGCACCGCCCCCGCGGTCAACCTGAAGCTGCTGATCGAGGGCGAGGAGGAGTCCGGCTCCCCGCACTTCCGGGCCCTCGTCGAGGAGCACGCCGGCCGGCTCACCGCCGACGCCGTGATCGTCTCCGACACCGGCATGTGGTCCGAGGACACCCCGACCGTCTGCACCGGCATGCGCGGCCTCGCCGAGTGCGAGATCCGCCTCCACGGCCCCGACCAGGACATCCACTCCGGCTCCTTCGGCGGCGCCGTCCCCAACCCCGCCACCGCGGCCGCCCGCCTGGTGGCCGCCCTGCACGACGAGCACGCACGCGTGGCCGTCCCCGGCTTCTACGACGGCATCGTCGAGCTGACCGACCGCGAGCGCGAGCTGTTCGCCGAGCTGCCGTTCGACGAGCCCCAGTGGCTGCGCACCGCCAAGTCGCGCGCCACCCACGGCGAGGCAGGGCACACCACCCTGGAGCGCATCTGGGCCCGCCCGACCGCCGAGGTCAACGGCATCGGCGGCGGCTACCAGGGCCCCGGCAGCAAGACGATCATCCCCTCCTCGGCCATGGTCAAGCTGTCCTTCCGGCTGGTCGCCGGCCAGGACCCGGACCACATCGAGAAGGCCGTCCGCGCCTGGGCCGCCGACCGGCTGCCTGCCGGCATCACGCACGAGATCAGCTTCGGCTCCGCCACCCGCCCCTGTCTGACCCCGCTCGACCACCCCGCGCTGCAGTCCGTGGCCCGTGCCATGGGCCGCGCCTTCCAGAGCCCGGTCCGCTTCACCCGCGAGGGCGGCTCCGGCCCCGCCGCCGACCTCCAGGAGGTCCTGGGAGCCCCCGTCCTCTTCCTCGGCATCTCCGTCCCGTCCGACGGCTGGCACGCCCCGAACGAGAAGGTCGAGCTCGACCTCCTCCTCAAGGGCGTCGAGACCAGCGCCTACCTGTGGGGCGACCTCGCCGAGAACTGGCGTCACGCCCCCTGA
- a CDS encoding ATP-dependent DNA helicase UvrD2, whose product MTPATHSPLFPQAPDSADAVLEGLDPEQREVATALHGPVCVLAGAGTGKTRAITHRIAYGVRAGILQPSTVLAVTFTNRAAGEMRGRLRQLGAQGVQARTFHSAALRQLQYFWPKAVGGSMPRLVDRKIQLVAEAAATRNLRLDRGELRDTTAEIEWAKVTQTVPADYPYAAAKAGRETPRDPAEIAHLYAAYENLKRDRAVIDFEDVLLLTVAVLQDRHDIADQVRAQYQHFVVDEYQDVSPLQQRLLELWLGERDSLCVVGDASQTIYSFTGATPDHLLDFRVRHPGATVVKLVRDYRSTPQVVRLANGLLTQASGRAADHRLELVSQRPPGPDPVFTEYTDEPAEAEGAARRIRELVDAGTPAAEIAILFRTNSQSETYEQALADAGVPYQLRGAERFFDRPEVRKAGIALRGAARFGGNDSLLDDVVDLPSQVRAVLSGEGWTTEPPAGSGAARERWESLAALVNLAHDFAAAHPGATLGDLVAELDERANAQHAPTVQGVTLASLHAAKGLEWDVVFLVGVADGMMPITYAKTDEQIEEERRLLYVGVTRARERLHLSWSLSRAPGGRPNRRPSPFLDGLRPGSATTAGRTGPAAAGGIERGTLAPAAAAPRRRQRTPARCRVCGRSLTDAGEMKLMRCADCPSDMDEGLYERLRAWRAVQARRSGQPDFCVFTDRTLMAIAEAQPDTTAELSRIPGVLSRKLQRHGADILAICAGQDIARDDEED is encoded by the coding sequence GTGACACCAGCAACGCACTCCCCCCTCTTCCCGCAGGCCCCCGACTCGGCCGACGCGGTGCTCGAAGGGCTCGACCCCGAGCAGCGCGAGGTCGCCACCGCGCTGCACGGCCCGGTGTGCGTGCTGGCCGGAGCGGGAACCGGCAAGACCCGCGCCATCACCCACCGCATCGCCTACGGAGTGCGCGCCGGGATCCTCCAGCCGTCGACCGTCCTCGCCGTCACCTTCACCAACCGCGCCGCCGGCGAGATGCGCGGCCGCCTGCGCCAGCTCGGCGCCCAGGGCGTCCAGGCCCGCACCTTCCACTCCGCCGCGCTCCGCCAGCTCCAGTACTTCTGGCCGAAAGCGGTCGGTGGCTCCATGCCCCGGCTCGTCGACCGCAAGATCCAGCTCGTCGCCGAGGCCGCCGCCACGCGCAACCTCCGCCTCGACCGCGGCGAGCTGCGCGACACCACCGCCGAGATCGAATGGGCCAAGGTCACCCAGACCGTCCCCGCCGACTACCCGTACGCGGCCGCGAAGGCCGGCCGGGAAACCCCCCGGGACCCCGCCGAGATCGCCCACCTCTACGCCGCCTACGAGAACCTCAAGCGCGACCGCGCCGTCATCGACTTCGAGGACGTCCTGCTGCTCACCGTGGCCGTCCTCCAGGACCGCCACGACATCGCCGACCAGGTACGTGCCCAGTACCAGCACTTCGTCGTCGACGAGTACCAGGACGTCAGCCCGCTCCAGCAGCGGCTCCTCGAACTGTGGCTCGGCGAGCGCGACAGCCTGTGCGTCGTCGGCGACGCCAGCCAGACGATCTACTCGTTCACCGGAGCAACGCCCGACCACCTCCTCGACTTCCGCGTCCGCCACCCGGGCGCCACCGTCGTCAAACTGGTCCGCGACTACCGCTCCACCCCCCAGGTCGTCCGCCTCGCCAACGGCCTGCTCACCCAGGCCAGCGGCCGCGCCGCCGACCACCGGCTGGAACTCGTCTCCCAGCGCCCGCCCGGCCCCGACCCCGTCTTCACCGAGTACACGGACGAACCCGCCGAGGCCGAAGGCGCCGCCCGCCGCATCCGCGAACTCGTCGACGCCGGGACCCCCGCCGCCGAGATCGCGATCCTCTTCCGCACCAACTCCCAGTCCGAGACCTACGAGCAGGCCCTCGCCGACGCCGGGGTGCCCTACCAGCTCCGCGGCGCCGAACGCTTCTTCGACCGCCCGGAGGTCCGCAAGGCGGGCATCGCCCTGCGCGGCGCGGCCCGCTTCGGCGGTAACGACTCCCTCCTCGACGACGTCGTCGACCTGCCCTCACAGGTACGCGCCGTGCTCTCCGGAGAGGGCTGGACCACCGAGCCGCCCGCCGGTTCCGGCGCCGCCCGGGAACGCTGGGAATCCCTGGCCGCGCTCGTCAACCTCGCCCACGACTTCGCCGCCGCCCACCCGGGAGCCACCCTCGGCGACCTCGTGGCGGAACTCGACGAGCGGGCCAACGCCCAGCACGCCCCCACCGTCCAGGGCGTCACCCTCGCCTCCCTGCACGCCGCCAAGGGCCTCGAGTGGGACGTCGTCTTCCTCGTCGGCGTCGCCGACGGCATGATGCCCATCACCTACGCCAAGACGGACGAACAGATCGAGGAGGAACGCCGGCTCCTCTACGTCGGCGTCACCCGCGCCAGGGAACGGCTCCACCTCTCCTGGTCCCTGTCCCGCGCACCGGGCGGCCGCCCCAACCGCAGGCCGAGCCCCTTCCTCGACGGCCTGCGCCCCGGCTCCGCCACCACCGCGGGCCGCACCGGACCTGCGGCCGCCGGAGGCATCGAACGCGGCACCCTCGCACCGGCCGCCGCCGCCCCCCGCCGCAGACAGCGCACCCCCGCCCGCTGCCGCGTCTGCGGCCGCAGCCTCACCGACGCCGGCGAGATGAAGCTGATGCGCTGTGCGGACTGCCCCTCCGACATGGACGAAGGCCTCTACGAACGGCTCCGCGCCTGGCGCGCCGTCCAGGCGCGGCGGAGCGGGCAGCCGGACTTCTGCGTCTTCACCGACCGCACCCTGATGGCCATCGCCGAAGCCCAGCCCGACACCACCGCCGAACTCTCCCGCATCCCGGGCGTCCTCAGCCGCAAGCTGCAACGCCACGGAGCCGACATTCTGGCCATCTGCGCAGGCCAGGACATCGCGCGGGACGACGAAGAAGACTGA
- a CDS encoding mycoredoxin, with protein MQGTVTMYSTTWCGYCRRLKSQMDREGIAYTEINIEQDPESAAFVEKANGGNQTVPTVLFADGSTLTNPSLAQVKQKVAA; from the coding sequence ATGCAGGGCACTGTGACGATGTACAGCACGACTTGGTGTGGCTACTGCCGTCGGCTGAAGAGCCAGATGGACCGCGAGGGCATCGCGTACACCGAGATCAACATCGAGCAGGACCCGGAGTCCGCCGCCTTCGTCGAGAAGGCCAACGGCGGAAACCAGACGGTCCCGACCGTGCTGTTCGCCGACGGTTCGACGCTGACGAACCCGTCGCTGGCCCAGGTGAAGCAGAAGGTCGCCGCGTAG
- a CDS encoding ABC1 kinase family protein codes for MSDLPRKAVTRTAKLAALPLGFAGRATWGLGKRIVGESAEIVGRELQQRTAEQLFKVLGELKGGAMKFGQALSVFESALPEEVAGPYRAALTKLQEAAPPMPTRTVHAVLEERLGADWRDLFEEFEDKPAAAASIGQVHRAVWHDGREVAVKVQYPGAGEALLSDLSQLSRFARLLGPLIPGMDIKPLIAEMRDRVSEELDYALEAEAQAAHAAEFADDPDVVVPAVVHQCEQVLVTEWIDGIPLSEIITDGTQEQRDRAGQLLARFLFSGPARTGLLHADPHPGNFRLLPGDPEDEGDWRLGVLDFGTVDRLPGGLPAPIGISLRMTLDGEAETVYELLCEEGFVKESIELDPDAVLDYLLPIIEPARVESFTFTRSWMRGQAARVADPRSPAYQLGKRLNLPPAYLLIHRVTLSTIGVLCQLGATVRLRDELEDWLPGFAAEDEPGLGSEDGEPGEEEQAAEA; via the coding sequence GTCCGCGGAGATCGTCGGCCGGGAGCTGCAACAGCGCACGGCGGAGCAGCTCTTCAAGGTGCTCGGTGAGCTCAAGGGCGGCGCCATGAAGTTCGGGCAGGCCCTGTCCGTCTTCGAGTCGGCGCTGCCCGAGGAGGTCGCCGGTCCCTACCGCGCGGCGCTGACCAAGCTCCAGGAAGCGGCTCCCCCCATGCCGACCCGCACGGTCCACGCGGTGCTGGAGGAACGGCTGGGAGCGGACTGGCGCGACCTCTTCGAGGAGTTCGAGGACAAGCCGGCGGCCGCGGCCTCCATCGGCCAGGTCCACCGGGCCGTGTGGCACGACGGCCGCGAGGTCGCCGTCAAGGTCCAGTACCCGGGCGCCGGCGAGGCGCTGCTGTCCGACCTGAGCCAGCTCAGCCGCTTCGCCCGGCTGCTGGGCCCGCTCATTCCGGGCATGGACATCAAGCCGCTGATCGCGGAGATGCGGGACCGCGTCTCCGAGGAGCTGGACTACGCCCTGGAGGCCGAGGCCCAGGCCGCTCACGCGGCGGAGTTCGCCGACGACCCGGACGTCGTGGTCCCGGCCGTGGTGCACCAGTGCGAGCAGGTCCTGGTCACGGAGTGGATCGACGGCATCCCGCTCTCCGAGATCATCACCGACGGCACCCAGGAGCAGCGCGACCGCGCCGGACAGCTGCTGGCCCGCTTCCTCTTCTCGGGGCCGGCGCGCACCGGCCTGCTGCACGCCGACCCGCACCCGGGCAACTTCCGGCTGCTGCCGGGCGACCCGGAGGACGAGGGCGACTGGCGGCTGGGCGTCCTGGACTTCGGCACGGTCGACCGGCTCCCGGGCGGGCTGCCCGCACCGATCGGCATCTCCCTGCGGATGACCCTGGACGGCGAGGCGGAGACGGTCTACGAGCTGTTGTGCGAGGAGGGCTTCGTCAAGGAGTCCATAGAGCTGGACCCGGACGCCGTCCTCGACTACCTGCTGCCGATCATCGAGCCGGCCCGGGTCGAGTCGTTCACCTTCACCCGCTCGTGGATGCGCGGCCAGGCCGCCCGTGTCGCCGACCCCCGCTCCCCCGCGTACCAGCTGGGCAAGCGGCTCAACCTGCCGCCGGCCTACCTGCTGATACACCGGGTGACGCTCAGCACCATCGGCGTGCTGTGCCAGCTCGGGGCCACGGTGCGGCTGCGCGACGAGCTCGAGGACTGGCTGCCCGGCTTCGCCGCCGAGGACGAGCCGGGCCTCGGGTCGGAGGACGGCGAGCCGGGCGAGGAGGAGCAGGCCGCGGAGGCGTGA